In Paenibacillus sp. BIC5C1, a genomic segment contains:
- a CDS encoding LL-diaminopimelate aminotransferase: MSIDKYQETYIQTNFADRIGGSNYGKDTNIYKFEKIKRAKASAKKDFPNVELIDLGVGEPDEMADAGIVAALAEQASKPENRGYADNGIPEFKEAAVAYLKNVFNVEGIDASTEIVHSIGSKPALAMMPSCFINPGDVTIMTVPGYPVMGTHTKYLGGEVFNIQLTKENNFLPDLSAIPEDIAKRAKLLYLNYPNNPTGASATVEFFTEVVEWAKKYSVVVVHDAPYAALTYDGKKPFSFLSVPGAKDVGVELHSLSKSYNMTGWRIGFVAGNPLVVKAFSDVKDNNDSGQFIAIQKAAAYGLNHPEITEKIAEKYSRRHDLLVAALNELGFQAEKPKGSFFLYVEAPKGIAGGRRFESGEDFSQFLIREKLISSVPWDDAGNFVRFSVTFEAKGEEEEKRVIAEIKRRLSDVQFEF, translated from the coding sequence ATGAGTATCGATAAATATCAGGAAACGTACATTCAGACTAATTTTGCCGACCGTATTGGCGGCTCCAACTATGGTAAAGACACCAACATCTATAAATTCGAGAAAATCAAACGTGCCAAAGCTTCGGCTAAAAAAGATTTTCCCAATGTAGAATTGATTGACCTTGGCGTAGGTGAACCAGACGAAATGGCAGATGCAGGCATCGTAGCTGCATTGGCGGAGCAAGCCTCCAAACCTGAAAACCGTGGATACGCGGATAACGGTATTCCTGAATTCAAGGAAGCGGCAGTTGCTTACCTGAAAAATGTATTTAATGTTGAAGGTATCGATGCATCAACTGAAATCGTGCATTCCATCGGATCCAAACCAGCTTTGGCGATGATGCCTTCTTGCTTCATTAATCCAGGTGATGTAACGATTATGACGGTGCCAGGGTATCCGGTTATGGGTACACACACCAAATACCTGGGTGGTGAAGTTTTCAACATCCAGTTGACCAAGGAGAACAACTTCCTGCCAGATCTGTCGGCTATTCCGGAAGATATTGCGAAACGTGCGAAATTGCTCTATCTGAACTACCCGAATAACCCGACGGGCGCAAGTGCTACCGTGGAGTTCTTTACGGAAGTGGTTGAATGGGCGAAGAAATACAGCGTAGTCGTTGTACATGATGCTCCATACGCAGCACTGACATATGACGGCAAAAAACCGTTCAGCTTCCTGTCTGTACCTGGTGCTAAGGATGTGGGCGTGGAATTGCACTCCTTGTCCAAGTCCTACAACATGACAGGCTGGAGAATTGGTTTTGTTGCAGGTAACCCGCTTGTTGTCAAAGCATTCAGCGACGTGAAAGACAACAATGACTCCGGTCAGTTCATCGCGATCCAAAAGGCTGCTGCTTATGGTTTGAACCACCCGGAAATCACGGAAAAAATCGCTGAGAAATATTCCCGTCGTCACGACCTGCTGGTAGCTGCACTGAACGAGCTGGGCTTCCAGGCTGAGAAACCTAAAGGTTCCTTCTTCCTTTATGTTGAAGCTCCAAAAGGTATTGCCGGAGGCCGCCGCTTTGAATCAGGCGAAGACTTCTCCCAGTTCCTGATCCGTGAGAAACTGATCTCTTCGGTGCCTTGGGATGATGCCGGTAACTTTGTTCGTTTCTCCGTTACCTTTGAAGCTAAAGGGGAAGAGGAAGAGAAACGTGTTATCGCTGAGATTAAACGCCGCCTGAGCGACGTGCAATTCGAATTTTAA
- a CDS encoding RluA family pseudouridine synthase — protein sequence MSKSQNEEQTNGDTSTHDDELLNGNDRMEWTVAAEHNKERIDKYITESMDNVSRSQVQLWIGDGFVTVNGAKVKANAKLSEGDLVELLIPEPTTVEIIAEDIPLEVVYEDSDLIVINKQRGLVVHPAPGHTSGTLVNALMYHCKDLSGINGELRPGIVHRIDKDTSGLIMAAKNDRAHASLAAQLKEHSVNRRYIALVHGHLSHDQGTVDAPIGRDTNDRKMYTVTERNSKHAVTHFTVTERINDYTLLELKLETGRTHQIRVHMKFIGHPLVGDPTYGRNKGIKMQGQALHAAILGFVHPTTGEYLEFTAPIPQDMEDVLASLRSR from the coding sequence ATGAGTAAATCGCAAAATGAAGAACAGACTAACGGAGACACGTCGACGCATGACGATGAGCTCTTGAATGGCAATGATCGTATGGAATGGACGGTTGCTGCTGAACATAATAAAGAACGAATTGACAAATATATTACAGAATCCATGGATAACGTATCGCGTTCCCAAGTTCAATTGTGGATCGGAGACGGATTCGTAACGGTGAACGGGGCTAAAGTCAAAGCTAACGCCAAATTATCTGAAGGCGATCTGGTAGAGCTTCTGATCCCTGAGCCGACGACTGTAGAGATTATTGCTGAAGATATTCCACTAGAAGTGGTGTATGAAGATAGTGATTTGATCGTTATTAACAAACAGCGTGGCCTTGTTGTACATCCAGCACCAGGACATACGTCAGGAACACTTGTTAATGCACTGATGTATCACTGCAAAGATCTCTCAGGCATTAACGGCGAGCTGCGTCCCGGTATTGTGCATCGGATTGATAAGGACACATCAGGTCTGATTATGGCTGCCAAAAATGATCGTGCTCACGCCTCGCTGGCGGCTCAACTCAAAGAGCATAGTGTGAATAGACGATATATTGCACTCGTTCATGGGCATCTTAGCCATGATCAGGGTACGGTTGATGCACCGATTGGTCGAGATACCAATGATCGTAAAATGTACACCGTAACCGAGCGTAACAGTAAACATGCGGTCACTCATTTTACCGTCACCGAGCGTATCAATGACTACACGTTATTGGAACTGAAACTGGAGACCGGGCGTACCCACCAGATTCGTGTTCACATGAAGTTCATTGGTCATCCGCTTGTTGGAGATCCGACGTACGGTCGTAACAAAGGGATCAAAATGCAGGGACAGGCCCTGCATGCGGCGATTCTCGGTTTTGTGCATCCCACGACCGGAGAATACCTTGAATTTACAGCTCCGATTCCGCAGGATATGGAAGATGTTCTGGCCTCCTTGCGTAGCCGCTGA
- the lspA gene encoding signal peptidase II — protein sequence MVYYILAFIVFLVDQGTKFLIATRMELRDEIPVIGNFFVITSHRNSGAAFGILQDQRWFFIVVTLVVVVALVWYLQKVKDTPHKLLPVALSLVLGGAIGNFLDRALTGEVVDFIQLNFGSYTFPIFNIADSAICIGVVLIIVETLLEGRREKAAAKVEGNEHHE from the coding sequence GTGGTGTATTATATCCTCGCTTTTATCGTATTTTTAGTCGATCAGGGAACGAAGTTCCTAATTGCAACCCGGATGGAACTTAGAGATGAAATTCCGGTGATTGGCAATTTCTTTGTCATCACATCACATCGTAACTCAGGTGCAGCTTTTGGTATTTTACAGGATCAGCGCTGGTTCTTTATTGTGGTTACACTGGTTGTCGTGGTGGCTTTGGTTTGGTATTTGCAAAAGGTAAAAGATACTCCGCACAAATTGCTGCCTGTAGCGCTTAGTTTGGTGCTTGGGGGAGCTATTGGTAACTTCCTGGATCGGGCTTTGACCGGAGAAGTTGTCGATTTTATCCAGCTTAATTTTGGTAGCTATACGTTTCCCATTTTCAACATAGCCGACTCGGCGATCTGTATCGGTGTGGTACTGATTATTGTGGAAACGTTGCTTGAAGGACGGCGCGAGAAAGCAGCCGCAAAGGTCGAAGGGAATGAACATCATGAGTAA
- a CDS encoding TraR/DksA C4-type zinc finger protein produces the protein MSHFTAKQLQSLRSQLITEKRDIEHRLEQNEHYGLGDSMKLQTGELSPIDNHPGDVATEMYDREKDISLLEHDEFQLERIDSALHSIEEGHYGTCAVCQQPIPYERMQAVPYTKYCKKHQPETVVSENRPVEEEFLAPAFGRTSLDERDDQNGFDGEDAWQIVESWGTSNTPAMAEGRDIDSYDVMAIEATDEVEGCVEAYESFVATDIYGHDVSIVRNRQYRQYLENREGDGLLEPDVESDDSY, from the coding sequence ATGTCACATTTCACTGCCAAACAACTGCAATCCTTACGTTCCCAATTGATAACCGAAAAGCGCGATATTGAACATAGACTGGAGCAGAACGAACATTATGGTCTTGGTGATTCCATGAAGCTTCAGACAGGTGAATTATCACCGATTGACAACCATCCGGGGGATGTAGCTACCGAGATGTATGATCGCGAAAAGGATATTTCCCTGCTGGAGCATGATGAATTTCAACTGGAGCGCATCGATTCTGCCCTGCATTCCATCGAAGAAGGCCATTATGGAACTTGCGCCGTGTGTCAGCAGCCTATCCCCTATGAACGCATGCAAGCTGTTCCTTACACCAAATACTGCAAAAAGCATCAACCGGAAACCGTTGTTTCCGAAAATCGTCCTGTCGAGGAAGAATTCCTCGCACCTGCCTTTGGCCGCACAAGCCTGGATGAACGTGATGATCAGAACGGCTTCGACGGCGAAGACGCATGGCAGATTGTTGAAAGTTGGGGCACCTCCAATACTCCGGCCATGGCTGAGGGACGCGACATCGACAGTTATGACGTTATGGCGATTGAAGCCACTGACGAGGTGGAGGGCTGCGTTGAGGCGTATGAGAGCTTTGTCGCAACCGATATCTACGGTCATGATGTATCCATCGTGCGCAATCGGCAATATCGACAGTATCTGGAGAACCGTGAAGGCGATGGTCTGTTAGAACCGGATGTCGAGTCAGACGACTCGTATTAA
- a CDS encoding DUF5665 domain-containing protein, with protein MNEQDTQSPLNSESTTHSKNAEDKIEELHKLTNRLANELERSRIAQYTELLNRPWKLIGLNLLSGAARGVGIAIGFTFFAATIIYVLQVLGALNLPIVGDYIADIVRIVQRQLELNTY; from the coding sequence ATGAACGAACAGGATACCCAATCGCCATTGAATTCAGAATCCACGACGCATTCCAAGAATGCGGAGGACAAGATTGAAGAACTTCACAAGCTCACTAACCGGCTCGCGAATGAACTTGAACGTTCAAGGATCGCACAGTATACGGAATTACTGAATCGGCCGTGGAAGCTGATCGGACTTAATCTGTTGTCTGGCGCCGCAAGGGGCGTAGGGATCGCCATCGGTTTCACCTTTTTTGCAGCAACAATCATTTATGTGTTACAAGTGCTAGGTGCGCTTAATCTGCCCATCGTGGGTGATTACATCGCAGATATTGTACGGATTGTGCAACGACAACTGGAGTTGAATACGTATTAG